The sequence CCACGACGCGGCGGGCCACAACAACGTGAAAGCGGTGAAGGGCGTGCGGCGCGAGATCACCGGACCGGGGGAATACGAGATCGGCGAGGTGTTCATCATCGGAATCCAGATGCGCCCCAAGAAATCCACGAAGACCAAAGCCCGAGCGAACATGCTGTACATGTTCGATTTCGATGGGCTCACCGTCGTGCATCTGGGCGATCTGGCCTACGTGCCTTCGCAGGCGCAAATCGAGGATCTGGGAACCGTTGACATCGCCCTGGTACCGGTCGGCGGCGGCGGCGCGCTGACGCCTTCCCAGGCCTCCGAGGTCATCAGCCTGATCGAGCCGTCGGTCGTCGTTCCCATGCACTACAAGATCGGCGACATCGAGCTCAAATTGGGCACACTCAAACGTTTCCTCTCCGAAATGGGAATCAGCGAATACGAGGCGCTACCGGGTTTGAAGATTGCGAAGAGTGGGCTCTCGGAGGACACGCAGGTCGTCGTCCTCGAGCCAACGCTGTAATGACAGGCATGAGGGCGTTCTCGAAACGGGCCGCGGGAAGGAAGATGCATGGGGATTAAATTGCTGCTGACCTGGGACATGATCCCCGGTCGCGAACAAGAATATTTCGAGTTCCTCGTGCGGGAATTCGTCCCCGGCTTGCAGAAATTGGGAATCGAACCAGCGGAGGCCTGGTACACCACGTACGGGCAATCTCCGCAGATGCTGACCGAATTCCTGGCCGACGATCTGGACGAAGTGCGTCAGGCCCTGGACACGGATGAATGGGCCACGCTGAGCGATCGTCTACTCGAGTACGTGACCAATTTCAAATCCAAGATCGTCAAGGCGAGCAAGGGATTTCAGATGTGATCGCCCGGATCATGGCCCGGTGGGAAAACGTAAACGAGCCGGACGTTCGTCCGGCTCGTTTATATATAAATAGGGAACGCCTCAGTCGTTCTTCTCTGCCGTGCTGCTTTCTTTCTTTTCGTCCGCTTTTTCCGTCTTCCTGCTGCCGGATGCGACCTGGCCGGATGGTGAACGGTGATCCGTAGCGTAAAATCCGCTTCCTTTAAACA is a genomic window of Anaerolineales bacterium containing:
- a CDS encoding MBL fold metallo-hydrolase yields the protein MEIVWYGLSCFRLSERGKATVVTDPYSAEIGLPPLKLKADIVTVSHDAAGHNNVKAVKGVRREITGPGEYEIGEVFIIGIQMRPKKSTKTKARANMLYMFDFDGLTVVHLGDLAYVPSQAQIEDLGTVDIALVPVGGGGALTPSQASEVISLIEPSVVVPMHYKIGDIELKLGTLKRFLSEMGISEYEALPGLKIAKSGLSEDTQVVVLEPTL